From a single Paenibacillus sp. FSL R5-0345 genomic region:
- a CDS encoding DeoR/GlpR family DNA-binding transcription regulator — MGDYMFPLERQKKIIEILMLKKVQKLPELAEELNISIDTLRRDINLLDKQGKIKKIYGGIKLVESEFAESPMDARMVGHLEEKKMIAQKCSEYINDGDCIYLDSGSTTYQIAKYIKNKKNLTVITNSIPVVNELMNSAVELIIIGGKVRLNEQSVIAYDYLFNFSELNILKAFICASGITLEKGISDYNLEEAQTRKKIIDLSKEVYVAADHTKFGKDVTIGIASLDKIGYIITDRNIDRSFLQKFKTKRTSLIVAE; from the coding sequence ATGGGTGATTACATGTTTCCACTGGAAAGGCAAAAGAAAATCATAGAAATCTTAATGTTAAAAAAGGTTCAGAAGCTGCCGGAGCTAGCAGAAGAGCTTAATATTTCTATCGATACCCTTCGCAGAGATATCAACCTGCTGGACAAGCAAGGGAAGATCAAGAAGATTTATGGTGGAATTAAACTGGTGGAATCGGAGTTTGCCGAATCTCCAATGGATGCGCGGATGGTCGGTCACTTAGAGGAAAAGAAAATGATCGCGCAAAAGTGCAGCGAATATATCAACGATGGGGATTGCATCTATCTGGACAGCGGCTCTACCACCTATCAGATCGCCAAATATATCAAGAATAAAAAGAATCTCACGGTCATTACGAACTCCATTCCTGTGGTTAACGAGCTGATGAACAGTGCGGTTGAGCTTATTATCATCGGCGGAAAGGTCCGGCTAAATGAGCAGTCTGTCATTGCATATGATTATCTATTTAATTTCAGTGAGTTAAATATCCTTAAAGCTTTTATTTGCGCAAGCGGCATTACCCTTGAAAAAGGCATCTCCGACTATAACCTGGAGGAAGCCCAAACTCGTAAAAAAATTATCGATCTCTCCAAAGAGGTTTATGTTGCCGCAGACCATACTAAATTCGGGAAAGATGTGACCATCGGCATCGCCTCGCTCGATAAAATCGGGTACATTATTACCGACCGTAATATAGATCGAAGCTTCCTACAGAAGTTTAAAACCAAACGTACGAGCTTGATTGTTGCGGAATAA
- a CDS encoding ABC transporter ATP-binding protein, with translation MLKLQNISKHYDNKVVLEDISLDIQAGEIVSLLGPSGSGKTTLLNIILGLAKMEQGQIIFNDQDLSNVPMKKRGFNIVFQDYALFPNLNAYENIVYGLKNKKGLTSEHEVQEYIEFLELKPHLTKKIGALSGGQKQRVALARTLVMKPKLLLLDEPLSALDGIIKESIKARIKSIAREYKLTTIIVTHDPEEALTLSDKILIINQGHIAQFGTPQEIIQQPSNDFVKEFILGQLQVKRENIYNLFGEHYA, from the coding sequence TTGCTTAAATTACAAAACATAAGCAAGCATTACGATAACAAGGTTGTTCTAGAGGATATTAGTCTAGACATCCAAGCAGGGGAAATTGTCTCCTTACTCGGCCCCAGCGGGAGTGGAAAAACCACCTTGCTAAACATCATCTTGGGATTGGCTAAGATGGAGCAGGGGCAAATCATTTTTAATGATCAAGATTTAAGTAATGTACCCATGAAGAAACGCGGATTTAATATAGTGTTCCAGGATTATGCGTTGTTCCCTAACTTAAATGCTTACGAGAATATCGTTTATGGTCTGAAAAATAAAAAGGGATTAACGTCGGAGCATGAGGTTCAGGAGTATATCGAGTTTCTGGAATTAAAGCCGCATTTAACAAAGAAGATCGGCGCTCTATCGGGTGGGCAGAAGCAAAGGGTGGCTTTGGCAAGAACGCTCGTAATGAAGCCCAAATTATTACTGCTCGATGAACCTCTAAGCGCACTGGATGGAATTATCAAGGAATCTATTAAAGCCCGGATTAAATCCATCGCCAGAGAATATAAGCTTACGACGATTATCGTCACCCATGACCCTGAAGAGGCGTTAACCCTGTCGGATAAAATTCTCATCATTAATCAAGGTCATATTGCCCAGTTCGGAACGCCTCAAGAGATCATTCAACAACCTAGCAATGATTTTGTAAAAGAATTTATTCTGGGGCAGCTGCAAGTGAAACGGGAAAATATCTATAACCTGTTCGGTGAACATTATGCCTAA
- a CDS encoding ABC transporter permease subunit translates to MPKAKPEMRIIFIPIVLLFIVFLILPLAVLFIRSFETDQGYSVSNYLTILADQEIRESIGNSMKVSGATALITTVLAFILAYTIHCTRIYRPLKSIIRTGILIPMLLPTITYGFAIMYSFGNQGLITKILGRNLFEIYGFNGLLIGYVIYTLPSAFLLIHNSFKYIDKKFIVVSKLMGDGTVRSFMNTIVRPLWGTLGGAFVLSFILSFTDFGIPASVGGTYNVVATQLYQVMLGAIPDFNNGAVIAVLMLIPAAFGVVLLTYLEKFNFHYDKVTEIEMIRNKGRDSVLGLISSVILIGLLAVFAVMFVAPLVNGYPYDLTFTFKHFVDVFQSSDLINVYKNSLLVAGLTAIVGTIVAYAAAIINVRTPIKGKATFDILSMVTNTVPGMVLGLSYLLLFNNSSLKGTFTILVLCTLVHYFTTPYLMAKNSLAKMNPSWETTAELLGDSWLQTIRRVILPNSASTVIEMVSYYFINAMVTISGIIFLVTAQTSVVASKIKELQHFAKFNEVFVLSILIFCTNLIIKLLGDYFQKRQSNSR, encoded by the coding sequence ATGCCTAAAGCTAAACCGGAAATGCGGATCATTTTTATCCCAATCGTACTGTTATTTATCGTTTTTCTGATCTTGCCACTGGCAGTTTTATTCATCCGCTCGTTTGAAACGGACCAAGGTTATTCGGTATCCAATTATCTCACCATTCTGGCAGATCAAGAGATTCGAGAGTCCATCGGAAACAGTATGAAGGTCTCCGGTGCGACGGCACTCATCACTACTGTTCTAGCTTTTATCCTTGCCTATACTATCCACTGTACAAGAATCTATCGCCCTTTAAAAAGCATCATTAGAACTGGAATCCTGATCCCCATGCTGCTGCCTACGATTACATATGGGTTTGCGATAATGTACTCTTTTGGCAACCAGGGACTGATTACTAAAATCTTGGGGCGGAATTTATTTGAGATTTATGGATTTAATGGTCTGTTGATAGGCTACGTAATTTATACCTTACCTTCGGCTTTCCTGCTGATTCATAATTCGTTCAAGTACATTGATAAAAAGTTCATCGTCGTATCCAAGCTTATGGGTGACGGGACGGTGCGCAGCTTCATGAACACCATTGTTAGGCCTTTGTGGGGCACCTTGGGAGGGGCGTTTGTTCTTTCTTTTATCCTGAGCTTCACAGATTTCGGGATCCCTGCATCGGTGGGCGGGACTTATAACGTAGTTGCTACACAGCTATATCAAGTCATGCTTGGGGCAATACCGGATTTCAACAATGGTGCTGTGATTGCTGTACTGATGTTAATACCGGCGGCGTTTGGGGTGGTGCTGTTAACTTATCTTGAAAAGTTCAATTTCCATTATGACAAGGTGACTGAAATCGAGATGATCCGGAATAAAGGCAGAGATTCGGTTCTTGGACTGATTTCATCCGTGATTCTAATCGGACTGCTGGCGGTGTTTGCTGTCATGTTCGTTGCTCCGCTGGTGAATGGCTATCCTTATGATCTAACGTTTACGTTCAAGCATTTTGTGGATGTTTTTCAATCAAGCGATTTAATCAATGTATATAAAAACTCCTTGCTGGTAGCAGGATTGACGGCAATCGTAGGTACGATCGTAGCGTATGCTGCGGCTATCATTAATGTACGAACGCCTATAAAAGGAAAAGCGACCTTCGACATCCTGTCGATGGTGACGAACACGGTACCGGGTATGGTCCTTGGTCTGTCGTATTTACTTCTGTTCAATAACAGCAGTCTCAAAGGAACCTTTACAATTCTTGTGCTCTGCACCCTTGTTCATTACTTTACAACTCCTTATTTGATGGCAAAGAACTCTCTGGCGAAAATGAATCCATCGTGGGAAACCACTGCTGAATTATTAGGTGACAGCTGGCTGCAGACGATTCGCCGGGTCATTCTGCCGAACTCTGCATCCACGGTGATAGAGATGGTCAGCTACTATTTTATCAATGCGATGGTGACCATTAGTGGAATTATCTTTCTAGTGACTGCCCAAACCTCGGTAGTGGCTAGCAAAATAAAGGAGTTGCAGCATTTCGCCAAATTTAATGAGGTGTTTGTCCTATCCATCCTGATCTTTTGCACCAACCTTATTATCAAGCTCCTAGGTGACTATTTTCAGAAAAGGCAATCAAACTCTCGTTAG
- a CDS encoding extracellular solute-binding protein produces MSKRIKGIKGIMLSIVALSLVFTLAGCGNKASGDASKVVILTNADEEAVASMETALKGAGYEGQYLFQSLGTSELGGKLMAEGDKIEANLITMSSYFVESAQEKHSMFKDLSFTTNALDSYPAYYTPILANTGAIFVNTAVLKDKGLAMPTSIKDLTKPEFKGLVSVPNIMDSSTGWLLVQAIISQYGEEEGKTVLHDLVANVGPHLESSGSGPIKKVKAGEVAAGFGLRHQAVLAKEEGAPIDYVDPTEGNFSLTESVAVVKKDDATTELAMKMAETIVKDARKDLITNYPVALYKDETVSDIHKPAHSMKFVKPLTVELLEQHQQFFKENK; encoded by the coding sequence ATGTCTAAGAGAATTAAGGGAATCAAGGGGATTATGTTGTCTATCGTGGCTTTGAGTTTGGTGTTTACATTAGCAGGTTGTGGAAATAAAGCATCGGGTGATGCGAGTAAAGTAGTGATTTTGACCAATGCGGATGAAGAAGCTGTGGCTTCTATGGAGACTGCGCTAAAAGGTGCGGGGTACGAAGGGCAATATCTCTTTCAATCCTTGGGTACTTCTGAGCTGGGTGGAAAGCTGATGGCTGAGGGAGACAAAATTGAGGCTAACCTGATCACGATGAGCTCTTATTTTGTAGAAAGTGCGCAAGAGAAACACAGCATGTTCAAAGACCTATCGTTTACGACGAACGCGCTAGATTCCTATCCAGCGTACTATACGCCGATCTTGGCGAATACCGGTGCTATTTTTGTTAACACAGCGGTTCTTAAAGATAAAGGACTGGCAATGCCAACGTCCATTAAAGATTTAACGAAACCAGAATTTAAAGGCTTGGTATCTGTTCCGAACATTATGGATTCTTCGACAGGCTGGTTGTTAGTTCAGGCGATTATTTCGCAATACGGTGAGGAAGAAGGCAAAACGGTTCTGCATGATTTAGTTGCTAATGTAGGCCCACATCTGGAAAGCTCCGGTTCCGGTCCGATTAAAAAGGTAAAAGCAGGAGAAGTAGCTGCAGGGTTTGGACTTCGTCATCAGGCAGTACTAGCTAAAGAAGAAGGCGCACCGATTGACTATGTAGATCCAACGGAAGGTAACTTCTCGCTTACAGAATCCGTAGCCGTGGTGAAAAAAGACGATGCAACGACAGAACTGGCTATGAAAATGGCAGAAACGATTGTTAAAGATGCTAGAAAAGACTTAATTACAAATTACCCAGTAGCTCTTTATAAAGATGAAACGGTTAGTGATATCCATAAACCTGCACACAGTATGAAATTTGTTAAGCCGTTGACTGTGGAATTGCTGGAGCAACATCAACAATTCTTTAAAGAAAATAAATAA
- the phnW gene encoding 2-aminoethylphosphonate--pyruvate transaminase: MNNYKLLTPGPLTTTNTVKEQMLFDRCTWDQDYKNITQQIRSRLLDLARATNDEYTTVLMQGSGTFAVESVLTTAISADDKLLIITNGAYGERIVQMAQYIGLHYRVYSALYNEFPQEAELRGILKEDPAITHIAMVHCETTTGILNPLEMISQLAKACDKTLIIDAMSSFGGIEIDVPGLGIDYLISSANKCIQGVPGFGFVIAKLNKLLTCKGNARSLSLDLYDQWKAMDADGKWRYTSPTHVVAAFSKAIEELIEEGGIPARAARYQNNNRVLRERLARIGIEAYITDEKQSPIITTFLFPNETFSFEDFYEYVKEKGYVLYPGKLTEHDTFRIGNIGEIYEEDIQNLCNIIEAYMGGMTQ, translated from the coding sequence ATGAACAACTATAAATTACTGACACCCGGTCCATTGACAACTACTAACACGGTCAAAGAGCAAATGCTCTTTGACCGTTGTACTTGGGACCAGGACTATAAGAACATTACACAACAAATCAGATCCAGACTTCTGGATTTGGCAAGGGCAACGAACGATGAATATACGACAGTTCTCATGCAGGGTAGTGGTACGTTTGCAGTGGAATCTGTGCTGACTACGGCGATTTCAGCGGATGATAAGCTTTTGATTATTACAAACGGTGCCTACGGAGAACGTATTGTGCAAATGGCGCAATATATCGGACTCCATTATCGTGTGTATAGTGCCCTATATAATGAATTCCCCCAAGAGGCAGAGCTTAGAGGGATTCTTAAAGAGGATCCAGCCATTACGCACATTGCGATGGTGCATTGCGAGACGACGACAGGGATTCTTAACCCGCTTGAGATGATCTCACAACTGGCAAAAGCCTGCGATAAAACATTAATTATCGATGCGATGAGCAGTTTTGGCGGAATAGAGATTGATGTTCCTGGGCTTGGAATTGACTATTTAATCAGCAGCGCTAATAAATGTATTCAGGGTGTTCCGGGGTTTGGTTTTGTCATTGCAAAACTGAATAAACTGCTCACCTGTAAAGGAAATGCACGTAGTTTATCACTTGATCTATATGATCAATGGAAGGCGATGGACGCGGATGGGAAATGGCGCTATACGTCTCCGACCCATGTAGTGGCTGCTTTTTCGAAAGCGATTGAAGAACTGATCGAAGAAGGCGGCATTCCTGCAAGGGCAGCAAGATACCAGAATAATAACCGCGTACTGAGAGAAAGACTTGCGAGAATAGGAATAGAGGCGTATATCACAGACGAGAAGCAATCTCCTATTATAACCACCTTTCTTTTTCCGAACGAGACATTCAGCTTTGAAGATTTCTATGAATATGTGAAAGAAAAGGGGTACGTCCTTTACCCAGGCAAATTAACGGAGCATGATACCTTCCGGATTGGGAATATTGGTGAGATTTACGAAGAAGATATCCAGAACTTATGTAATATTATCGAAGCATACATGGGAGGAATGACACAATGA
- the phnX gene encoding phosphonoacetaldehyde hydrolase, producing the protein MNQIEGVILDWAGTTVDFGCFAPVNVFLDIFREAGIEVTMQEARAPMGMLKIDHIRAMLSMPRVGGLWEEKYGRAFTEQDVENLYAEFEPALMASLSEYTDPIPQVIETVQVLRSQGLKIGSTTGYTESMMEVVIPNAAGKGYQPDYVITPDGTHSLGRPYPYMIYHNMEALKLSAAWKVVKVGDTISDIQEGVNAGVWSVGVIIGSSEMGLSQEEFNALSDVEKETVISATQTSFIQNGADFTIQSMSELPQLIVRINVLISQGIRPYAR; encoded by the coding sequence ATGAATCAAATCGAAGGCGTAATTCTGGATTGGGCAGGAACAACGGTTGATTTTGGCTGCTTTGCACCGGTGAATGTGTTTCTTGATATTTTTCGGGAAGCTGGGATTGAAGTTACGATGCAGGAAGCTAGAGCCCCTATGGGGATGCTGAAAATAGATCATATCCGCGCGATGTTATCCATGCCAAGAGTAGGTGGCTTGTGGGAAGAAAAGTATGGCAGAGCTTTTACTGAACAGGATGTAGAGAACCTGTATGCTGAATTCGAACCGGCCCTGATGGCATCCTTATCCGAATATACTGATCCGATTCCGCAGGTTATTGAGACCGTCCAAGTGCTCAGAAGCCAAGGACTAAAGATTGGTTCAACCACTGGATATACAGAGTCCATGATGGAAGTTGTCATTCCGAATGCCGCTGGGAAGGGCTATCAACCGGATTATGTAATCACGCCAGATGGAACGCATTCACTGGGAAGACCTTACCCGTATATGATTTATCATAATATGGAAGCTTTAAAGCTATCGGCAGCATGGAAGGTTGTTAAGGTAGGCGATACGATTTCAGACATTCAAGAGGGTGTTAATGCAGGCGTCTGGTCCGTAGGTGTAATCATTGGAAGCTCTGAAATGGGCTTAAGCCAGGAGGAATTTAATGCACTTTCAGACGTGGAGAAGGAAACGGTGATCTCAGCGACACAGACCTCTTTTATTCAAAACGGGGCAGACTTTACGATTCAATCGATGAGTGAGCTGCCTCAGCTGATTGTGAGAATCAATGTACTGATTTCTCAAGGAATCAGACCTTATGCGAGATAA
- the pbfA gene encoding (R)-1-hydroxy-2-aminoethylphosphonate ammonia-lyase, producing MRDNHELKREGDINFSPLRTEWMTQLSAVSIDRIEADERAYMRQSMSTPCLNSIVDAEGCYITDVNGRKYLDFHGNSIHQIGYKNPYVTEAVKKQLDELPFIPRRFTADIAVKAAEALINKTTSKDYKVLFTPSGSAAVGLALKIARKWTGKHKVISMWESFHGAGLDTIAVGGEYVFKKDVGPQMPGMLKAIPFNGYRNLLRSYSHEAVATFCLDYLEYMIQHEGEIGAILLEPIRATDTHIPPTSYFTRLRKICDEYGILLIFDEIPTALMRSGRFYVHQHFDIEPDILVLGKGLGGGVIPQAAVLTRTQYDCAADISLGHYTHEKPALGSAAICATIHYIDDLKLQEQCISRSEFVREKLEALWAKHDYIGDVRIAGLLISIELVKSRETKEKNEELAERVLYYCLEKGLSFKLAGGNCITWHPPLIVTEEQLTFAVNLLNEGLSRYS from the coding sequence ATGCGAGATAATCATGAGCTGAAAAGAGAAGGCGACATCAACTTTAGCCCCTTGCGGACAGAGTGGATGACCCAGTTAAGCGCTGTGAGTATAGATAGGATCGAAGCGGACGAGCGTGCATATATGCGACAATCCATGTCAACGCCGTGCTTGAACAGTATCGTAGATGCTGAGGGATGTTATATCACAGATGTGAATGGACGCAAATATCTTGATTTTCATGGAAATAGCATTCATCAGATTGGCTATAAGAATCCTTACGTAACTGAAGCTGTGAAAAAACAGCTCGACGAGCTACCGTTCATTCCAAGAAGATTTACGGCAGATATTGCGGTGAAAGCTGCAGAAGCTTTAATCAACAAAACGACCTCAAAGGACTATAAAGTATTATTTACGCCTTCCGGAAGTGCAGCTGTAGGTCTGGCCCTTAAGATTGCTCGCAAATGGACGGGAAAACATAAGGTCATCTCCATGTGGGAGTCCTTTCATGGTGCGGGGCTGGATACGATCGCTGTGGGCGGAGAATATGTGTTTAAAAAGGATGTGGGCCCGCAAATGCCAGGGATGCTAAAAGCCATTCCTTTTAACGGATACCGCAACCTGCTGAGAAGTTATTCGCATGAAGCAGTTGCTACCTTCTGCCTCGACTATTTGGAGTATATGATTCAACATGAAGGAGAGATCGGGGCGATCTTACTTGAGCCTATTCGGGCGACGGATACGCATATCCCGCCAACATCCTATTTCACAAGATTAAGAAAAATATGTGATGAATATGGGATTTTGCTCATTTTTGATGAGATTCCAACAGCGTTGATGCGGAGTGGAAGATTCTATGTTCATCAGCATTTTGATATCGAACCGGATATTCTCGTCCTCGGAAAAGGGTTAGGTGGAGGAGTGATCCCGCAGGCGGCGGTGCTTACCAGAACGCAATATGATTGTGCGGCGGATATTTCTTTGGGTCACTATACCCATGAGAAGCCGGCGTTAGGAAGTGCGGCGATCTGTGCCACTATCCACTACATTGATGACTTGAAGCTGCAGGAACAATGCATCAGTCGGTCTGAATTTGTAAGAGAAAAACTTGAGGCTCTATGGGCTAAACATGATTACATCGGAGATGTCCGTATTGCTGGACTACTGATCTCTATTGAACTTGTGAAGTCCAGAGAGACTAAAGAGAAGAATGAGGAATTAGCAGAGCGAGTTCTGTATTATTGCCTGGAGAAGGGTCTTTCTTTTAAATTGGCAGGAGGGAACTGTATCACTTGGCATCCCCCGCTTATTGTAACTGAAGAGCAATTAACCTTTGCAGTTAATCTTTTGAATGAAGGCTTGAGTAGATATAGTTGA
- a CDS encoding UvrB/UvrC motif-containing protein: MKNPQAYTYIVIGTDDKMRSLEITYDPAVQEGNQIWGPYTSRSTVERAVQGIKESSRILCSNPSFKNSLCLNHSLGLCIGMCAGGEAADQYNTIIDSVIALLNGTDASLLEQMEQQMTEAAEQYDFETAAKYRDYIGAISFLNHKEKVIEFAAENQNIAILEAMDEQTLKLLLLKGNRILMHTKLEYDQPDITHLQAVITSAIMDAFRGELNQAPAAISHHEIDEAQIIYSYLKSSSCSYIIVQEDWLAAESPSRLDTAVDELLRIFLNAAPTHSYNF, from the coding sequence ATGAAAAATCCACAGGCTTATACGTATATCGTAATAGGAACGGATGATAAAATGCGTTCGTTAGAGATTACCTATGACCCTGCTGTTCAGGAAGGAAATCAGATTTGGGGTCCCTACACGAGCAGAAGTACTGTGGAACGCGCCGTACAAGGTATCAAGGAAAGCTCAAGAATCCTTTGCAGCAATCCTAGCTTCAAAAATTCCTTATGCCTAAACCATTCGCTTGGCTTATGCATAGGGATGTGTGCAGGCGGAGAAGCCGCAGATCAATATAATACAATCATTGATAGCGTCATAGCCCTACTAAACGGAACGGATGCCAGCCTTCTTGAACAGATGGAACAACAGATGACTGAGGCCGCAGAGCAATATGACTTCGAAACCGCCGCCAAATACAGGGATTACATCGGAGCCATCAGCTTCCTGAATCACAAAGAGAAGGTTATCGAATTCGCTGCAGAGAATCAGAATATCGCGATCCTTGAAGCCATGGATGAACAGACGCTTAAACTCCTATTGCTCAAGGGTAACCGCATCCTGATGCATACTAAACTCGAATATGATCAACCCGATATCACCCACCTGCAAGCCGTTATAACATCAGCGATTATGGACGCTTTCCGCGGTGAACTTAACCAGGCCCCGGCAGCAATCAGCCACCATGAAATTGACGAAGCACAAATTATATACAGCTATTTAAAAAGCAGCTCCTGCAGCTATATCATCGTGCAAGAGGATTGGCTTGCAGCCGAAAGTCCTTCCCGTCTAGACACTGCGGTGGACGAGCTGCTCCGGATCTTTTTAAATGCTGCTCCAACCCATTCGTATAATTTTTAA
- a CDS encoding S-layer homology domain-containing protein, with protein MKKSLFINNAKKMTIACGILAASMSFGASAFAFSDLKGDPAEAKINSLHKEGIINGVDKDKFAPKSKVSFAQGIQFIVGGLNLKPVSGSSSSKASDYFDKVSDKAWYASAFVIAKQNGLSLDRTVDPSGTITRAQFAHLLTQALQSKGNFPVTLMYIDIKDGDKLSTEVINSLQILLNTHIATLDKNGNFRPNDAITRSEAAALTYDAAAFAKRVIVSNGSPATPAYETEVTLTKAGEGVNKATLTVNNLPHPGYGLVIERIEFGKDKTAVIYFNVTAPDPGKMYAQVISKASVVTYLPEGYKAIAKSVSGSTSYSSSATQ; from the coding sequence ATGAAGAAATCATTATTCATAAATAATGCTAAAAAAATGACTATAGCCTGCGGCATTTTGGCAGCGAGTATGTCTTTTGGGGCATCCGCTTTTGCTTTTTCAGATTTGAAGGGTGATCCTGCGGAAGCAAAAATCAACTCTTTGCACAAAGAGGGGATTATAAACGGAGTTGATAAAGATAAGTTTGCGCCTAAATCTAAAGTGAGCTTTGCACAAGGGATACAGTTCATCGTAGGCGGCTTGAATCTGAAGCCTGTGTCAGGTAGCAGCTCTTCTAAAGCCAGCGACTATTTTGATAAGGTAAGTGACAAAGCCTGGTATGCTTCAGCATTTGTGATTGCCAAGCAAAATGGCCTTTCACTCGACCGGACAGTGGACCCTAGCGGAACCATCACCCGCGCTCAGTTCGCTCACTTATTGACGCAAGCGCTGCAAAGTAAAGGTAATTTCCCTGTTACGCTGATGTATATAGACATTAAGGATGGCGATAAACTCTCTACTGAGGTGATAAACAGCCTCCAGATCCTGTTGAATACACATATTGCCACACTCGATAAGAACGGTAATTTCCGGCCAAATGATGCCATCACCCGCTCAGAAGCAGCCGCTCTGACCTATGATGCTGCCGCTTTTGCCAAACGCGTAATTGTGTCTAATGGAAGCCCTGCTACTCCTGCCTACGAGACTGAGGTTACACTAACCAAAGCCGGTGAAGGGGTAAATAAGGCTACGCTGACCGTTAATAATCTACCTCATCCAGGGTATGGACTTGTGATTGAGCGAATTGAATTTGGCAAAGACAAAACCGCTGTGATTTACTTTAATGTGACTGCTCCTGATCCAGGAAAAATGTACGCACAAGTGATTTCAAAAGCATCTGTTGTCACTTATCTGCCAGAGGGCTATAAAGCGATCGCTAAATCGGTATCCGGATCTACATCTTATTCTTCTAGTGCTACGCAATAA
- a CDS encoding SDR family oxidoreductase, with amino-acid sequence MTDQRLQDKVAVVTGAGSGIGKATAIRFAQHGAKVYMLDRTPEDSYETKREIESVGGTATVIECDVSNPGLVEESIRKVGEAAEKIDIIFANAGINGTWSPIETLEIDDWDKTLDTNLRSTFATVKYAIPHMKEHGGSIIITSSINGNRVFSNIGASAYSSSKAGQVAFMKMAALELAQYGIRVNAICPGSIDTQIGDNTYKSDDLQEVKIPVEFPEGNHPLENAPGKPEQVANLVLFLASDESFHVTGTEIYVDGAESLLRG; translated from the coding sequence ATGACAGATCAACGTTTACAGGATAAAGTTGCAGTGGTTACAGGCGCTGGTTCTGGTATTGGAAAAGCTACAGCCATACGGTTTGCCCAGCACGGCGCTAAGGTATACATGCTTGACCGGACACCTGAGGACTCCTATGAAACTAAACGTGAAATTGAATCTGTTGGAGGAACAGCAACAGTAATTGAATGCGATGTCTCCAATCCAGGTCTAGTCGAAGAAAGTATTCGCAAGGTTGGGGAGGCGGCCGAGAAGATTGATATTATTTTTGCCAATGCCGGCATTAATGGTACATGGTCTCCTATCGAAACACTGGAAATCGATGATTGGGACAAGACACTGGATACGAACCTACGCAGCACCTTTGCCACAGTCAAATATGCCATTCCCCATATGAAAGAACATGGCGGTAGCATCATTATCACCAGCTCCATTAACGGCAATCGAGTATTCTCGAACATCGGCGCTTCCGCTTACTCATCTTCCAAGGCAGGACAAGTTGCTTTTATGAAAATGGCGGCACTAGAGCTGGCGCAATACGGCATTCGCGTGAATGCAATCTGCCCAGGATCAATCGATACACAAATTGGAGATAATACGTATAAAAGCGATGATCTTCAAGAAGTGAAGATTCCTGTGGAATTTCCGGAAGGCAATCATCCGCTGGAAAATGCACCGGGTAAACCTGAGCAGGTTGCCAATCTGGTATTGTTTCTCGCATCGGATGAATCTTTTCATGTGACAGGAACTGAGATTTATGTAGATGGTGCCGAGTCGCTCCTGCGAGGATAA